The Oncorhynchus tshawytscha isolate Ot180627B linkage group LG18, Otsh_v2.0, whole genome shotgun sequence genome has a window encoding:
- the enpp5 gene encoding ectonucleotide pyrophosphatase/phosphodiesterase family member 5, which translates to MMLWSVMLGCSSQRGGSCYLGWLLTLTLTLPLASLQMDHHGHQGHPLHPHHQATRGARPKLLLLSFDGFRWDYVDRVPTPNFHALMEEGSIVEQVENTYITKTFPDHYTLVTGLHAETHGIVGNEMYDPDLNASFSMETHSAYEPRWWAGAEPLWVTNQKQGGRSGGVMWPGSDVEIGGAYPSRYLPYNASLSFERRVETMVAWLMGERPGEGVRSVQGGVDFGVLYWEEPDESGHNLGPENPLMDAVIADIDDKLGFLRNELRKMGLYESVNLIVTSDHGMTQLSKDKVIELDQYLDRDLYTWVDKSPVVGILPRDGKLEEVYSALVEANPNMVVYRREQIPERLHYRHNNRIMPIIIEAKEGWTITQNRTTGPHMLGNHGYDNTLPSMHPVLVARGPAFRQDYVKSSMRSVDLYPLMCHILSVRPRPNNGSLARVMDLLSEPSPPTHSTPLEGRYQPSFATALGVVLGVVMVTVFLVVIVKQMTLRQLPSRQSEMAQPLLLEELQL; encoded by the exons ATGATGTTGTGGAGCGTAATGCTGGGTTGCAGCTCACAAAGAGGAGGAAGCTGCTATCTGGGATGGcttctgaccttaaccctgaccctgcCTCTGGCCTCCCTACAGATGGACCACCATGGACACCAAG GACACCCCCTCCATCCTCACCACCAGGCCACCAGAGGGGCTCGCCCCAAGCTACTGCTGCTGTCCTTCGATGGGTTCCGCTGGGACTACGTGGACCGTGTCCCCACCCCTAACTTCCATGCCCTGATGGAGGAAGGGTCAATAGTTGAGCAGGTTGAGAACACCTACATCACTAAAACCTTCCCTGACCACTACACCCTGGTCACCGGGCTGCATGCCGAGACGCATGGCATCGTGGGTAACGAGATGTACGACCCAGACCTTAACGCCTCCTTCTCCATGGAGACGCATAGCGCCTACGAGCCACGCTGGTGGGCTGGGGCAGAGCCTCTGTGGGTGACCAATCAGAAGCAGGGTGGGCGGAGCGGCGGGGTGATGTGGCCGGGGTCGGACGTGGAGATCGGGGGGGCGTACCCGTCACGCTACCTTCCGTACAACGCATCGCTGAGCTTCGAGAGGCGCGTGGAGACGATGGTAGCCTGGCTGATGGGGGAGAGGCCAGGGGAGGGGGTTCGGTCTGTGCAGGGGGGTGTGGACTTTGGCGTGTTATACTGGGAGGAGCCTGATGAGAGCGGTCACAATCTGGGCCCAGAGAACCCTCTAATGGACGCGGTCATTGCTGATATTGACGACAAGCTGGGCTTCCTCCGCAATGAGCTGCGCAAGATGG GTCTGTACGAAAGTGTGAACCTGATTGTGACCAGTGATCATGGCATGACCCAGCTCTCCAAAGACAAGGTGATTGAGCTGGACCAATACCTGGACAGAGACCTCTACACCTGGGTGGACAAGAGTCCTGTGGTGGGGATACTGCCTAGAGACG GTAAGTTAGAGGAGGTGTACAGTGCCCTGGTTGAGGCCAATCCCAACATGGTGGTGTATAGGAGGGAGCAGATCCCCGAGCGTCTCCACTACCGTCACAACAACAGGATAATGCCCATAATTATCGAGGCCAAGGAGGGCTGGACCATCACCCAGAACAGAACCACAGGACCACACATGT TGGGTAACCACGGCTACGACAACACCCTACCCAGCATGCATCCTGTCTTGGTGGCGCGTGGCCCTGCCTTCCGTCAGGACTACGTGAAGAGTTCCATGCGTTCCGTTGACCTCTACCCCCTCATGTGTCACATCCTGTCTGTCCGGCCCCGCCCCAACAATGGTTCTCTAGCCCGGGTTATGGACCTCCTCTCCGAgccctccccccccacacactccaCCCCGCTGGAGGGCAGATACCAGCCTTCCTTCGCCACCGCCCTGGGCGTGGTCCTGGGGGTTGTCATGGTGACAGTGTTCCTGGTGGTTATCGTCAAACAGATGACGCTCCGACAACTACCCAGCAGGCAGAGCGAGATGGCCCAGCCGCTATTACTTGAAGAACTACAgctttag